One segment of Tenrec ecaudatus isolate mTenEca1 chromosome 1, mTenEca1.hap1, whole genome shotgun sequence DNA contains the following:
- the METTL18 gene encoding histidine protein methyltransferase 1 homolog, whose amino-acid sequence MTFHFNFTIEEHLENELASLGDEDLTLDSSKNSISESQKGNGRKCSTEQFNLSQDRVYDHRPVGNAASSPIRDSPLNAAHTSTSLEQHKKQPCLSVAKEHAFPQDLKKLLENKVVETFSGLPHVPVSIVKMALLEKNFPGENIVSKSFSSHSDLISGVYEGGLKIWECTFDLLAYFTKAKVNFAGKKVLDLGCGSGLLGIIAFKGGAKEVHFQDYNSLVIDEVTLPNVVANSPSGEDDDMKEPAPKRVKDLKLAQELVQCRFFSGEWCEFCDLLNSEKLFIKYDLILTSETIYNPDYYSSLHQTFHRLLDKNGRVLLASKAHYFGVGGGVHLFQNFVEERNVFETRTLEIIDDGLQRIVMELTFKHPS is encoded by the coding sequence ATGACCTTTCACTTTAACTTCACTATAGAAGAGCATTTGGAAAATGAATTAGCATCTTTGGGAGATGAAGATTTGACTTTGGATTCCTCAAAAAATTCCATTTCAGAAAGTCAAAAAGGAAATGGCAGAAAATGTTCTACGGAGCAATTTAATCTGTCGCAGGATCGCGTCTATGATCATAGGCCGGTGGGAAATGCAGCTTCCTCTCCTATCAGAGACAGTCCACTCAATGCAGCTCATACTTCAACTAGCTTAGAGCAGCACAAAAAACAGCCCTGCCTCAGCGTTGCCAAAGAGCATGCTTTTCCTCAAGATTTAAAAAAACTGTTAGAAAATAAAGTTGTGGAAACTTTTTCAGGTCTGCCACATGTCCCTGTCTCAATTGTGAAAATGGCTTTGCTGGAAAAGAACTTCCCTGGAGAAAACATCGTATCAAAAAGCTTTTCTTCGCACTCTGACCTGATTTCCGGTGTTTATGAAGGAGGCTTAAAAATCTGGGAATGCACCTTTGATCTCCTGGCTTATTTCACAAAGGCCAAAGTGAATTTTGCTGGGAAAAAAGTGTTGGATCTTGGCTGTGGCTCTGGGTTACTAGGTATAATTGCATTTAAGGGAGGGGCCAAAGAAGTCCATTTTCAAGATTACAACAGTTTGGTGATTGATGAAGTAACCTTACCTAATGTGGTGGCCAACTCTCCTTCGGGAGAAGATGATGACATGAAAGAACCAGCTCCGAAAAGAGTGAAGGACTTAAAATTAGCACAGGAGCTAGTTCAATGCCGCTTCTTTTCTGGGGAATGGTGTGAGTTTTGTGACCTACTAAACAGTGAAAAACTCTTCATAAAGTATGATCTCATTCTCACCTCAGAAACTATCTACAATCCAGATTATTACAGTAGTTTGCACCAAACATTCCATAGACTATTAGATAAAAATGGACGGGTGCTTTTAGCCAGCAAAGCACATTATTTTGGTGTAGGTGGAGGTGTTCATCTCTTTCAGAATTTTGTAGAAGAAAGGAATGTGTTTGAGACTAGAACACTTGAAATAATTGATGACGGACTCCAGAGGATTGTAATGGAACTGACTTTTAAGCACCCCAGTTAA